In Leucobacter denitrificans, the genomic window ATCGTGCAACAGCTTTCGGGTGGACTTCGCGTGCCGCGGGCCGAAATCGTCGCAAAGGTCGAGGATCTGAGTGCTCAGCTTCGCGCTGCCGAGAAGAAGATAGCTTCACTCGAGGCTGCGCGGCTTGCAGAGCAAGTGCCGACGCTTTTGCAGTCGGCCGAGCGAGTTGGTGCTGTTCAATTTGTGGCAGCGGATCTGGGGAAGGTCGGCTCAGCTGACGATGTTCGCGGTCTTGTCATTCAACTCCGTGAGAAGCTCGGGTCAGAGCCGGGCGTCGTCGTACTCGCGGGAACTGTCCCAGGAGATGGTGCAGGCAAGCCGCTTGTGGTCGCGGCGACGACGGCCTCGGCCCGTGAACTCGGGATCAAGGCGGGCGACCTTGCGAAGCGAGGCGCTCAAGCACTCGGCGGTGGCGGCGGCGGAAAGCCGGACCTTGCTCAGGGCGGTGGCACCGATCCGAGCCAAATAAGTGAAGCGTTGACGCAAATTCGCCGCCTGATCGAGGGATAGCCTGTGCGGGTGGGGGTTCGACTCGGCATCGATGCGGGAAAAGCTCGCATCGGTGTTGCGCGGAGCGATCCACACGGAATGCTTGCGACCCCAATTGAGACGGTGCGACGAGATTCTGGCGGCGAGGCCGATGTGGCGCGCATTGCTGAGCTTGTTGCTGAATACGAGGCTTTCGAGCTTATTGTTGGTCTGCCGTTGAACATGCGCGGGGAACGTACGCCGTCAACCGAAGATGCTGCAAACTTTGCTGACCAACTCGCAAGAAAACTCGCAGGCCAAGTTCAAGTGCGGCTTGTTGATGAGCGACTTTCGACGGTCTCTGCGCAAGGTCAACTACACCAGGTAGGCAAACGTACCAAGGAGAGCAGAAGCGTTATCGACCAGGCCGCCGCTGTGGTGATCTTGCAACACGCACTCGATATCGAGCGCAATCGGGACGAGCCACCTGGAACACTGGTGGAGGCAACTTTTGACGACGAGAGCAATGGGGACTCGAAATGAATGAAGCGTACGGGGAGGAAACCAGGGTGAAGCGACGAGGTCGTATCGTCATCTCGGCAGTGCTCATCGTGTTACTTCTTGCGCTCGGTGGTGGAGCGGCGTACGTCTGGACCCAGTTCGGTGACAGAATCTCTCTCGCAATGGGATGGACGACAAATGACTACGAGGGTGAAGGCCACGGCGAAGTTCTCATCACAATAACCGAGGGAGAAATCGGTTCAGACATCGCTAACGCTCTTGCGGAAGCTGACGTCGTAAAGACCTCCGAGGCATTCTATGAATTGCTTCTTGCGCAAGATCCGGCAGTCGACTTCCAGGTGGGTACCTATCAGCTGAGAATGCAGATGAGCGCGCAGGCCGCTCTCGATGCACTGCAAAACGAAGAAAACCGTATGCGGTACACCGTCACAATTCCCGAGGGCACAGCCGCACTCGATGCGCTCGAACTCGCAGCCGGAGTCATGGGTATCCCGTTCGAGGAGTTCGAACAGGCCGTGCAAGATCCCACGGCGTTTGGTGTGCCCGCAGACTTCCCATCGATCGAAGGTTTCCTCTTCCCAGCTACATACACGTTTGAGCCGGGCGATACTGCTGAGTCGATCATTCAAACAATGGTGGATCGCATGTGGACCGCGCTGGGAGAGCACGGTGTCTCTCCCGAGCAATCTTGGGAGATCCTCACTCTCGCTTCGATCGTGCAGCGTGAGGCCGGATCGAATTTCGAAGACTTCCCGAAAGTATCTCGAGTCTTCCTTAACCGCCTCGATATCGACATGCTGCTGCAATCAGATGCGACGGTCGGGTACGGAACCGGAAACTACGGCACCGTATGGACCAGCGACGAGGAGCGCCAAGATACGTCGAATCCCTACAACACCTATGCGAATCCGGGGCTCCCAATAGGGCCAATTGGTCTTCCGGGTGATGTAGCGATTGAGGCTGCGATTCATCCCGCTGATGGGCCGTGGCTGTACTTCGTCACCGTCGATCTCTCAGTGGGCACAACAGAGTTCGCCACGACGCTCGAAGAGCACGAAGCGAACGTGCAAAAGCTCGCGGAATGGTGCACCACGCACCGGGACGAAGGGGGCACCTACTGTGACTGAGCGTGGGCTCTCTGACGAGGAGCTTCGTCGCCCAGCTCCCGCGCAACTTGCAGTACTCGGACAACCGATCTCGCACTCGAAGTCTCCGGTCATACACCGAGCGGCGTATAGCGCACTTGACCTCCCTTGGGAGTATGAGGCCATAGAGTGCGGGGAATCGCACCTGGCTGATTTCCTATCTTCCCGCGGCCCAGAATGGCGGGGCTTCTCGCTCACCATGCCGCTCAAAGATGAAGCGCGTCGATTGGCCGCAGTCGTTGATCCTGTGGCGGAGGAGAGCGGGGTCGTTAATACGCTGCTTAGACTCACTGATCGCGCAGGGAAGCCGCAGTGGGCGGGTTTCAACACGGACGTCGCAGGGCTTGCTGCCGCGATACGTCGCGCCGGGCTCGACGCAACGCATACGGTGGTGTTGGGTGCTGGCGCGACGGCAACTTCTGCGGTACTCGCTGCGAGAGACCTCGGCGCGCAATCAGTAACTGTTTCAGCTCGTCGCACTGAAGCTGCCGATGCTGTCGTACAGCGATTCCCCGACCTTGCCCAGGCAATGCCTCTTGGAAGCATCCCTGATGACGGATCGACTCTCGTCATTTCAACGTTGCCGGGACCAGCTGGGGCCAGCGTTCAACTTCCGGCCGAACTGTTTAGTGTGCCACTCTTTGATGTCGCATACGACCCCTGGCCGTCTCCACTCGCGCAACGGTGGCGCGAAGCTGGTGGTGAGGCCTACGCGGGACTGGAAATGCTAGTCGAGCAGGCTCTCGTGCAGATCCGGATCTTTGTACAAGGTGATCCGAACACAGCACTCGAGAACGAGCAAGCCGTGCTCGATGAGATGCGTGCCGTGAGTGTGGGAGGATAGAGCTTATGCTTCGTTGGCTTACTGCCGGGGAATCCCACGGCCCAGAACTTATTGCTGTCATAGAGGGCATGCCTGCCGGTGTGCCCGTCTCTCTTGATGGGATCAGAGAAGATCTCGCGCGTCGCAAGCTCGGTTACGGGCGTGGATCGCGCATGAAGTTTGAACAAGACGAACTGAACATCTCTGGCGGCGTCGTCCAGGGTGTTTCGATCGGCGGCCCGATCGCAATTCGCATCGGCAACACGGAATGGCCCAAGTGGCAAGAGGTGATGAGCGCCGAAAAGACTGATCTGACAGAGAAGTCTCGAGGTCGCGGAGCAGCGCTTACCCGCCCGCGTCCGGGCCACGCAGACCTGGTCGGAATGCAGAAGTACGGCTTTGGCGAGGCGCGCCCGGTGCTTGAGCGCGCAAGTGCCCGAGAGACCGCGGCACGCGTTGCGCTCGGTGCAGTAGCTCGCGCGTTCCTCGCAGAGCTCGGAATTGAGCTCGTGAGCCACACTGTTTCGCTCGGTGAGATTGAGACGCCCGAGGGCACAGTATTGCCGCGACCTGAAGACGTGGCCAAGCTCGATGCAGATCCACTGCGATGCTTCGATGAGCAGACGAGCGCTCGCATGGTTGCTGAGGTCGACGACACCAAGAAGTCTGGCGACACCATCGGGGGAATTGTAGAGGTACTCGCGTATGGCCTGCCCCAGGGCTCGGATCGTACGTTCACTGGGATCGAAGGCTCGATTCACGTCTAGCTGGCGCACTCATGGGCATCCAGGCAATTAAGGCCGTTGAAGTTGGAGATGGCTTTGAGACGACGCGTCGCCGCGGTTCGGTGGCGCACGACGAACTGCACATTCGCGATGGTCAGATTGCCCGCGATACGGGTCGCGCGGGTGGTATCGAGGGAGGCATGAGTACCGGTCAGGTGCTTCGTGTCCGTGCAGGTATGAAGCCAATTGCGACGGTGCCTCACGCCCTTCCGACGATTGATGTCGCAACTGGAGAAGAAGCAAAGGCGCACCACCAGCGCAGCG contains:
- a CDS encoding shikimate dehydrogenase family protein, encoding MTERGLSDEELRRPAPAQLAVLGQPISHSKSPVIHRAAYSALDLPWEYEAIECGESHLADFLSSRGPEWRGFSLTMPLKDEARRLAAVVDPVAEESGVVNTLLRLTDRAGKPQWAGFNTDVAGLAAAIRRAGLDATHTVVLGAGATATSAVLAARDLGAQSVTVSARRTEAADAVVQRFPDLAQAMPLGSIPDDGSTLVISTLPGPAGASVQLPAELFSVPLFDVAYDPWPSPLAQRWREAGGEAYAGLEMLVEQALVQIRIFVQGDPNTALENEQAVLDEMRAVSVGG
- the ruvX gene encoding Holliday junction resolvase RuvX, translating into MRVGVRLGIDAGKARIGVARSDPHGMLATPIETVRRDSGGEADVARIAELVAEYEAFELIVGLPLNMRGERTPSTEDAANFADQLARKLAGQVQVRLVDERLSTVSAQGQLHQVGKRTKESRSVIDQAAAVVILQHALDIERNRDEPPGTLVEATFDDESNGDSK
- the mltG gene encoding endolytic transglycosylase MltG, whose product is MNEAYGEETRVKRRGRIVISAVLIVLLLALGGGAAYVWTQFGDRISLAMGWTTNDYEGEGHGEVLITITEGEIGSDIANALAEADVVKTSEAFYELLLAQDPAVDFQVGTYQLRMQMSAQAALDALQNEENRMRYTVTIPEGTAALDALELAAGVMGIPFEEFEQAVQDPTAFGVPADFPSIEGFLFPATYTFEPGDTAESIIQTMVDRMWTALGEHGVSPEQSWEILTLASIVQREAGSNFEDFPKVSRVFLNRLDIDMLLQSDATVGYGTGNYGTVWTSDEERQDTSNPYNTYANPGLPIGPIGLPGDVAIEAAIHPADGPWLYFVTVDLSVGTTEFATTLEEHEANVQKLAEWCTTHRDEGGTYCD